The Arachis duranensis cultivar V14167 chromosome 2, aradu.V14167.gnm2.J7QH, whole genome shotgun sequence genome has a window encoding:
- the LOC110278306 gene encoding uncharacterized protein LOC110278306 isoform X1, which yields MHLKVKDAFSLHHSRKRALIEWNGSGQPIGESGGLLGGVLGLIASNFNNFPIMYKTWHKVPMQYKDAIFENTIKKIFVVNDDEHKRYILSNLGNKWKNNRFKLFNEHYKSELSWDANVNLNPIGIPKDHWAAFLEYRLSPKTQELCEKNAINRQQLKIPHTIGSKTLARKRHELENLQKEIGEGASENEAYVKVFGKENSSYVRGMGVGVRPSQMIRSLSCSRESMQSTTTSGPSRTEYQNLKLQVQLLQEQVNFLVNHQKGQLPPGFPTEVADFESPTHTRPYSSASHEPQQHRPSNV from the exons ATGCATCTTAAGGTAAAAGATGCATTTTCCCTTCATCATAGTAGGAAACGAGCTCTTATAGAATGGAATGGAAGTGGTCAGCCAATTGGAGAATCCGGTGGACTCTTGGGAGGTGTTTTGGGGCTCATTGCaagtaattttaataattttcctATAATGTACAAAACTTGGCATAAAGTTCCAATGCAATATAAAGATGCTATTTTTGAGAATACTATTAAG aaaatatttGTTGTTAATGATGATGAACACAAAAGGTATATCTTGTCAAATCTTGGAAATAAGTGGAAGAATAATAGATTTAAGCTATTCAATGAGCATTATAAATCGGAACTTAGTTGGGATGCAAATGTTAATTTGAATCCAATTGGAATTCCCAAAGACCATTGGGCTGCATTTTTGGAATATAGATTGAGTCCAAAAACTCAG GAATTGTGTGAAAAGAATGCTATAAATCGGCAACAATTAAAAATTCCTCACACTATTGGCTCAAAAACACTTGCTAGGAAACGCCATGAACTT GAAAACTTACAAAAGGAAATTGGTGAGGGTGCTTCTGAAAATGAAGCATATGTTAAAGTATTTGGCAAAGAGAATTCAAGCTATGTTAGAGGTATGGGAGTTGGTGTTCGTCCATCTCAAATGATTAGATCCTTATCCTGCTCAAGAGAGTCTATGCAATCTACTACAACTAGTGGACCATCAAGAACTGAATATCAAAACTTGAAGTTACAAGTACAATTGCTACAGGAACAAGTAAATTTTCTTGTGAATCATCAAAAGGGTCAATTGCCACCTGGTTTTCCTACTGAG GTTGCAGATTTTGAATCACCTACACATACAAGACCATATTCTTCTGCCAGTCATGAACCTCAACAACACAGGCCATCCAACGTTTAA
- the LOC110278306 gene encoding uncharacterized protein LOC110278306 isoform X2, giving the protein MEVVSQLENPVDSWEVFWGSLQKIFVVNDDEHKRYILSNLGNKWKNNRFKLFNEHYKSELSWDANVNLNPIGIPKDHWAAFLEYRLSPKTQELCEKNAINRQQLKIPHTIGSKTLARKRHELENLQKEIGEGASENEAYVKVFGKENSSYVRGMGVGVRPSQMIRSLSCSRESMQSTTTSGPSRTEYQNLKLQVQLLQEQVNFLVNHQKGQLPPGFPTEVADFESPTHTRPYSSASHEPQQHRPSNV; this is encoded by the exons ATGGAAGTGGTCAGCCAATTGGAGAATCCGGTGGACTCTTGGGAGGTGTTTTGGGGCTCATTGCaa aaaatatttGTTGTTAATGATGATGAACACAAAAGGTATATCTTGTCAAATCTTGGAAATAAGTGGAAGAATAATAGATTTAAGCTATTCAATGAGCATTATAAATCGGAACTTAGTTGGGATGCAAATGTTAATTTGAATCCAATTGGAATTCCCAAAGACCATTGGGCTGCATTTTTGGAATATAGATTGAGTCCAAAAACTCAG GAATTGTGTGAAAAGAATGCTATAAATCGGCAACAATTAAAAATTCCTCACACTATTGGCTCAAAAACACTTGCTAGGAAACGCCATGAACTT GAAAACTTACAAAAGGAAATTGGTGAGGGTGCTTCTGAAAATGAAGCATATGTTAAAGTATTTGGCAAAGAGAATTCAAGCTATGTTAGAGGTATGGGAGTTGGTGTTCGTCCATCTCAAATGATTAGATCCTTATCCTGCTCAAGAGAGTCTATGCAATCTACTACAACTAGTGGACCATCAAGAACTGAATATCAAAACTTGAAGTTACAAGTACAATTGCTACAGGAACAAGTAAATTTTCTTGTGAATCATCAAAAGGGTCAATTGCCACCTGGTTTTCCTACTGAG GTTGCAGATTTTGAATCACCTACACATACAAGACCATATTCTTCTGCCAGTCATGAACCTCAACAACACAGGCCATCCAACGTTTAA